One Amaranthus tricolor cultivar Red isolate AtriRed21 chromosome 10, ASM2621246v1, whole genome shotgun sequence genomic window carries:
- the LOC130826182 gene encoding ubiquitin-like-specific protease ESD4 isoform X5: MGDLTSNPKRIDECFNVHTPFSVYSPNYICSYSNSIDIHIAKKPRIGKPGKVIDLQKSSFSRFSSYPKPEKLPRKVHAPCRSNKFRSLSSGLRFDDSGMGNSLKAAYEQAKHSAINGLRFVIVGKDKNGVVSKNCRESEIAADNGSDELELKIQGLDGKGLEIGAIPTSSTVSDFTDVENLCKGLSSLLVEREKYKKSGSNVVRSYPKLSSLEFEIKLQEARFQCMQSLEKPKEKRLEDLLFEPFVPLTEEEEREVLRAFSHSNRSKILVNHENSNIDITGEILQCLRPGEWLNDEVINVYLELLKERERREPKKFLNCHFFNTFFYKKIFVPIHKEVHWCLAVINKKDKSFQYLDSLGGRDLQVLVALSKYYVDEVKDKGGQHIDVCEWKLECVDDLPEQHNAFDCGVFMIKYADFYSRGLGLYFSQENMPYFRLRTAKEILRLKAY, from the exons ATGGGAGATTTAACAAGTAATCCTAAACGAATTGATGAATGCTTTAACGTACACACCCCCTTCTCCGTATATTCACCCAATTATATCTGTAGTTACAGTAATTCAATTGATATTCATATAGCGAAAAAACCTAGAATCGGAAAGCCTGGAAAGGTAATTGATTTGCAAAAGAGCAGTTTTTCCAGATTCAGTAGTTATCCTAAACCAGAGAAGCTACCGAGGAAGGTTCATGCGCCTTGTAGGTCAAATAAATTCAGGTCTTTGTCCAGTGGATTAAGGTTTGATGATAGTGGGATGGGAAATTCACTCAAGGCTGCTTACGAACAGGCGAAACATAGTGCAATCAATGGGTTGCGATTCGTAATTGTCGGAAAGGATAAAAATGGCGTGGTTTCGAAAAATTGTAGAGAGTCAGAAATCGCAGCAGACAATGGAAGTGATgagttagagttgaaaattcaGGGATTAGATGGTAAGGGTTTGGAAATTGGTGCTATCCCGACTTCTTCGACTGTATCTGATTTTACTGATGTTGAAAATCTTTGTAAAGGGCTGAGTTCTTTGTTGGTTGAACGTGAGAAATACAAAAAATCGGGCAGTAATGTGGTTAGAAGTTATCCTAAGCTTAGTTCTCTGGAGTTTGAAATCAAGCTACAAGAGGCCCGGTTCCAATGTATGCAGTCGCTGGAGAAACCGAAGGAGAAGAGACTAGAG GATTTGTTGTTTGAGCCTTTTGTTCCACTTACTGAGGAGGAGGAAAGGGAAGTTTTAAGGGCCTTCTCACATTCTAATCG GAGTAAGATTTTAGTAAATCATGAGAACTCCAATATCGATATTACGGGTGAAATTTTGCAGTGCTTGAGGCCAGGTGAATGGTTGAATGATGAA GTCATTAATGTTTATCTGGAACTGTTAAAAGAGAGGGAAAGACGAGAGCccaaaaaatttttgaattgTCATTTTTTCAACAcatttttttataagaag ATATTTGTTCCTATCCACAAAGAAGTACATTGGTGTTTAGCAGTAATCAATAAGAAGGATAAGTCATTTCAGTATCTGGACTCGTTGGGTGGAAGAGATCTTCAAGTTTTAGTAGCATTG TCCAAATATTATGTGGATGAAGTAAAGGACAAGGGCGGGCAACACATTGATGTGTGTGAATGGAAGCTAGAGTGTGTGGATGACCTGCCTGAACAACATAATGC GTTTGATTGTGGTGTGTTTATGATCAAATATGCTGATTTCTATAGCAGAGGCTTGGGTCTCTATTTCTCCCAG GAAAACATGCCTTATTTTCGATTAAGGACAGCAAAGGAGATTCTGAGGTTAAAAGCATATTGA
- the LOC130826182 gene encoding ubiquitin-like-specific protease ESD4 isoform X3: protein MGDLTSNPKRIDECFNVHTPFSVYSPNYICSYSNSIDIHIAKKPRIGKPGKVIDLQKSSFSRFSSYPKPEKLPRKVHAPCRSNKFRSLSSGLRFDDSGMGNSLKAAYEQAKHSAINGLRFVIVGKDKNGVVSKNCRESEIAADNGSDELELKIQGLDGKGLEIGAIPTSSTVSDFTDVENLCKGLSSLLVEREKYKKSGSNVVRSYPKLSSLEFEIKLQEARFQCMQSLEKPKEKRLEDLLFEPFVPLTEEEEREVLRAFSHSNRSKILVNHENSNIDITGEILQCLRPGEWLNDEVINVYLELLKERERREPKKFLNCHFFNTFFYKKLVGGRNGYDYKAVRRWTTQRKLGYGLVDCDKIFVPIHKEVHWCLAVINKKDKSFQYLDSLGGRDLQVLVALSKYYVDEVKDKGGQHIDVCEWKLECVDDLPEQHNAKNFRARRKTNLHLSEKEGKAC from the exons ATGGGAGATTTAACAAGTAATCCTAAACGAATTGATGAATGCTTTAACGTACACACCCCCTTCTCCGTATATTCACCCAATTATATCTGTAGTTACAGTAATTCAATTGATATTCATATAGCGAAAAAACCTAGAATCGGAAAGCCTGGAAAGGTAATTGATTTGCAAAAGAGCAGTTTTTCCAGATTCAGTAGTTATCCTAAACCAGAGAAGCTACCGAGGAAGGTTCATGCGCCTTGTAGGTCAAATAAATTCAGGTCTTTGTCCAGTGGATTAAGGTTTGATGATAGTGGGATGGGAAATTCACTCAAGGCTGCTTACGAACAGGCGAAACATAGTGCAATCAATGGGTTGCGATTCGTAATTGTCGGAAAGGATAAAAATGGCGTGGTTTCGAAAAATTGTAGAGAGTCAGAAATCGCAGCAGACAATGGAAGTGATgagttagagttgaaaattcaGGGATTAGATGGTAAGGGTTTGGAAATTGGTGCTATCCCGACTTCTTCGACTGTATCTGATTTTACTGATGTTGAAAATCTTTGTAAAGGGCTGAGTTCTTTGTTGGTTGAACGTGAGAAATACAAAAAATCGGGCAGTAATGTGGTTAGAAGTTATCCTAAGCTTAGTTCTCTGGAGTTTGAAATCAAGCTACAAGAGGCCCGGTTCCAATGTATGCAGTCGCTGGAGAAACCGAAGGAGAAGAGACTAGAG GATTTGTTGTTTGAGCCTTTTGTTCCACTTACTGAGGAGGAGGAAAGGGAAGTTTTAAGGGCCTTCTCACATTCTAATCG GAGTAAGATTTTAGTAAATCATGAGAACTCCAATATCGATATTACGGGTGAAATTTTGCAGTGCTTGAGGCCAGGTGAATGGTTGAATGATGAA GTCATTAATGTTTATCTGGAACTGTTAAAAGAGAGGGAAAGACGAGAGCccaaaaaatttttgaattgTCATTTTTTCAACAcatttttttataagaag CTGGTAGGTGGAAGAAATGGGTATGATTATAAAGCTGTGAGAAGATGGACCACTCAGAGAAAGCTTGGCTATGGACTCGTTGATTGTGATAAA ATATTTGTTCCTATCCACAAAGAAGTACATTGGTGTTTAGCAGTAATCAATAAGAAGGATAAGTCATTTCAGTATCTGGACTCGTTGGGTGGAAGAGATCTTCAAGTTTTAGTAGCATTG TCCAAATATTATGTGGATGAAGTAAAGGACAAGGGCGGGCAACACATTGATGTGTGTGAATGGAAGCTAGAGTGTGTGGATGACCTGCCTGAACAACATAATGC AAAGAATTTCAGAGCAAGAAGGAAAACAAACCTCCATTTAAGTGAAAAGGAAGGCAAGGCTTGCTGA
- the LOC130826182 gene encoding ubiquitin-like-specific protease ESD4 isoform X2 encodes MGDLTSNPKRIDECFNVHTPFSVYSPNYICSYSNSIDIHIAKKPRIGKPGKVIDLQKSSFSRFSSYPKPEKLPRKVHAPCRSNKFRSLSSGLRFDDSGMGNSLKAAYEQAKHSAINGLRFVIVGKDKNGVVSKNCRESEIAADNGSDELELKIQGLDGKGLEIGAIPTSSTVSDFTDVENLCKGLSSLLVEREKYKKSGSNVVRSYPKLSSLEFEIKLQEARFQCMQSLEKPKEKRLEDLLFEPFVPLTEEEEREVLRAFSHSNRSKILVNHENSNIDITGEILQCLRPGEWLNDEVINVYLELLKERERREPKKFLNCHFFNTFFYKKLVGGRNGYDYKAVRRWTTQRKLGYGLVDCDKIFVPIHKEVHWCLAVINKKDKSFQYLDSLGGRDLQVLVALSKYYVDEVKDKGGQHIDVCEWKLECVDDLPEQHNALLRYMEHIHYWVRKNFRARRKTNLHLSEKEGKAC; translated from the exons ATGGGAGATTTAACAAGTAATCCTAAACGAATTGATGAATGCTTTAACGTACACACCCCCTTCTCCGTATATTCACCCAATTATATCTGTAGTTACAGTAATTCAATTGATATTCATATAGCGAAAAAACCTAGAATCGGAAAGCCTGGAAAGGTAATTGATTTGCAAAAGAGCAGTTTTTCCAGATTCAGTAGTTATCCTAAACCAGAGAAGCTACCGAGGAAGGTTCATGCGCCTTGTAGGTCAAATAAATTCAGGTCTTTGTCCAGTGGATTAAGGTTTGATGATAGTGGGATGGGAAATTCACTCAAGGCTGCTTACGAACAGGCGAAACATAGTGCAATCAATGGGTTGCGATTCGTAATTGTCGGAAAGGATAAAAATGGCGTGGTTTCGAAAAATTGTAGAGAGTCAGAAATCGCAGCAGACAATGGAAGTGATgagttagagttgaaaattcaGGGATTAGATGGTAAGGGTTTGGAAATTGGTGCTATCCCGACTTCTTCGACTGTATCTGATTTTACTGATGTTGAAAATCTTTGTAAAGGGCTGAGTTCTTTGTTGGTTGAACGTGAGAAATACAAAAAATCGGGCAGTAATGTGGTTAGAAGTTATCCTAAGCTTAGTTCTCTGGAGTTTGAAATCAAGCTACAAGAGGCCCGGTTCCAATGTATGCAGTCGCTGGAGAAACCGAAGGAGAAGAGACTAGAG GATTTGTTGTTTGAGCCTTTTGTTCCACTTACTGAGGAGGAGGAAAGGGAAGTTTTAAGGGCCTTCTCACATTCTAATCG GAGTAAGATTTTAGTAAATCATGAGAACTCCAATATCGATATTACGGGTGAAATTTTGCAGTGCTTGAGGCCAGGTGAATGGTTGAATGATGAA GTCATTAATGTTTATCTGGAACTGTTAAAAGAGAGGGAAAGACGAGAGCccaaaaaatttttgaattgTCATTTTTTCAACAcatttttttataagaag CTGGTAGGTGGAAGAAATGGGTATGATTATAAAGCTGTGAGAAGATGGACCACTCAGAGAAAGCTTGGCTATGGACTCGTTGATTGTGATAAA ATATTTGTTCCTATCCACAAAGAAGTACATTGGTGTTTAGCAGTAATCAATAAGAAGGATAAGTCATTTCAGTATCTGGACTCGTTGGGTGGAAGAGATCTTCAAGTTTTAGTAGCATTG TCCAAATATTATGTGGATGAAGTAAAGGACAAGGGCGGGCAACACATTGATGTGTGTGAATGGAAGCTAGAGTGTGTGGATGACCTGCCTGAACAACATAATGC CTTATTAAGATATATGGAACATATTCATTACTGGGTCAGAAAGAATTTCAGAGCAAGAAGGAAAACAAACCTCCATTTAAGTGAAAAGGAAGGCAAGGCTTGCTGA
- the LOC130826182 gene encoding ubiquitin-like-specific protease ESD4 isoform X6: MGDLTSNPKRIDECFNVHTPFSVYSPNYICSYSNSIDIHIAKKPRIGKPGKVIDLQKSSFSRFSSYPKPEKLPRKVHAPCRSNKFRSLSSGLRFDDSGMGNSLKAAYEQAKHSAINGLRFVIVGKDKNGVVSKNCRESEIAADNGSDELELKIQGLDGKGLEIGAIPTSSTVSDFTDVENLCKGLSSLLVEREKYKKSGSNVVRSYPKLSSLEFEIKLQEARFQCMQSLEKPKEKRLEDLLFEPFVPLTEEEEREVLRAFSHSNRSKILVNHENSNIDITGEILQCLRPGEWLNDEVINVYLELLKERERREPKKFLNCHFFNTFFYKKLVGGRNGYDYKAVRRWTTQRKLGYGLVDCDKIFVPIHKEVHWCLAVINKKDKSFQYLDSLGGRDLQVLVALSKYYVDEVKDKGGQHIDVCEWKLECVDDLPEQHNAKTCLIFD; encoded by the exons ATGGGAGATTTAACAAGTAATCCTAAACGAATTGATGAATGCTTTAACGTACACACCCCCTTCTCCGTATATTCACCCAATTATATCTGTAGTTACAGTAATTCAATTGATATTCATATAGCGAAAAAACCTAGAATCGGAAAGCCTGGAAAGGTAATTGATTTGCAAAAGAGCAGTTTTTCCAGATTCAGTAGTTATCCTAAACCAGAGAAGCTACCGAGGAAGGTTCATGCGCCTTGTAGGTCAAATAAATTCAGGTCTTTGTCCAGTGGATTAAGGTTTGATGATAGTGGGATGGGAAATTCACTCAAGGCTGCTTACGAACAGGCGAAACATAGTGCAATCAATGGGTTGCGATTCGTAATTGTCGGAAAGGATAAAAATGGCGTGGTTTCGAAAAATTGTAGAGAGTCAGAAATCGCAGCAGACAATGGAAGTGATgagttagagttgaaaattcaGGGATTAGATGGTAAGGGTTTGGAAATTGGTGCTATCCCGACTTCTTCGACTGTATCTGATTTTACTGATGTTGAAAATCTTTGTAAAGGGCTGAGTTCTTTGTTGGTTGAACGTGAGAAATACAAAAAATCGGGCAGTAATGTGGTTAGAAGTTATCCTAAGCTTAGTTCTCTGGAGTTTGAAATCAAGCTACAAGAGGCCCGGTTCCAATGTATGCAGTCGCTGGAGAAACCGAAGGAGAAGAGACTAGAG GATTTGTTGTTTGAGCCTTTTGTTCCACTTACTGAGGAGGAGGAAAGGGAAGTTTTAAGGGCCTTCTCACATTCTAATCG GAGTAAGATTTTAGTAAATCATGAGAACTCCAATATCGATATTACGGGTGAAATTTTGCAGTGCTTGAGGCCAGGTGAATGGTTGAATGATGAA GTCATTAATGTTTATCTGGAACTGTTAAAAGAGAGGGAAAGACGAGAGCccaaaaaatttttgaattgTCATTTTTTCAACAcatttttttataagaag CTGGTAGGTGGAAGAAATGGGTATGATTATAAAGCTGTGAGAAGATGGACCACTCAGAGAAAGCTTGGCTATGGACTCGTTGATTGTGATAAA ATATTTGTTCCTATCCACAAAGAAGTACATTGGTGTTTAGCAGTAATCAATAAGAAGGATAAGTCATTTCAGTATCTGGACTCGTTGGGTGGAAGAGATCTTCAAGTTTTAGTAGCATTG TCCAAATATTATGTGGATGAAGTAAAGGACAAGGGCGGGCAACACATTGATGTGTGTGAATGGAAGCTAGAGTGTGTGGATGACCTGCCTGAACAACATAATGC GAAAACATGCCTTATTTTCGATTAA
- the LOC130826182 gene encoding putative ubiquitin-like-specific protease 1B isoform X4, producing the protein MGDLTSNPKRIDECFNVHTPFSVYSPNYICSYSNSIDIHIAKKPRIGKPGKVIDLQKSSFSRFSSYPKPEKLPRKVHAPCRSNKFRSLSSGLRFDDSGMGNSLKAAYEQAKHSAINGLRFVIVGKDKNGVVSKNCRESEIAADNGSDELELKIQGLDGLSSLLVEREKYKKSGSNVVRSYPKLSSLEFEIKLQEARFQCMQSLEKPKEKRLEDLLFEPFVPLTEEEEREVLRAFSHSNRSKILVNHENSNIDITGEILQCLRPGEWLNDEVINVYLELLKERERREPKKFLNCHFFNTFFYKKLVGGRNGYDYKAVRRWTTQRKLGYGLVDCDKIFVPIHKEVHWCLAVINKKDKSFQYLDSLGGRDLQVLVALSKYYVDEVKDKGGQHIDVCEWKLECVDDLPEQHNAFDCGVFMIKYADFYSRGLGLYFSQENMPYFRLRTAKEILRLKAY; encoded by the exons ATGGGAGATTTAACAAGTAATCCTAAACGAATTGATGAATGCTTTAACGTACACACCCCCTTCTCCGTATATTCACCCAATTATATCTGTAGTTACAGTAATTCAATTGATATTCATATAGCGAAAAAACCTAGAATCGGAAAGCCTGGAAAGGTAATTGATTTGCAAAAGAGCAGTTTTTCCAGATTCAGTAGTTATCCTAAACCAGAGAAGCTACCGAGGAAGGTTCATGCGCCTTGTAGGTCAAATAAATTCAGGTCTTTGTCCAGTGGATTAAGGTTTGATGATAGTGGGATGGGAAATTCACTCAAGGCTGCTTACGAACAGGCGAAACATAGTGCAATCAATGGGTTGCGATTCGTAATTGTCGGAAAGGATAAAAATGGCGTGGTTTCGAAAAATTGTAGAGAGTCAGAAATCGCAGCAGACAATGGAAGTGATgagttagagttgaaaattcaGGGATTAGATG GGCTGAGTTCTTTGTTGGTTGAACGTGAGAAATACAAAAAATCGGGCAGTAATGTGGTTAGAAGTTATCCTAAGCTTAGTTCTCTGGAGTTTGAAATCAAGCTACAAGAGGCCCGGTTCCAATGTATGCAGTCGCTGGAGAAACCGAAGGAGAAGAGACTAGAG GATTTGTTGTTTGAGCCTTTTGTTCCACTTACTGAGGAGGAGGAAAGGGAAGTTTTAAGGGCCTTCTCACATTCTAATCG GAGTAAGATTTTAGTAAATCATGAGAACTCCAATATCGATATTACGGGTGAAATTTTGCAGTGCTTGAGGCCAGGTGAATGGTTGAATGATGAA GTCATTAATGTTTATCTGGAACTGTTAAAAGAGAGGGAAAGACGAGAGCccaaaaaatttttgaattgTCATTTTTTCAACAcatttttttataagaag CTGGTAGGTGGAAGAAATGGGTATGATTATAAAGCTGTGAGAAGATGGACCACTCAGAGAAAGCTTGGCTATGGACTCGTTGATTGTGATAAA ATATTTGTTCCTATCCACAAAGAAGTACATTGGTGTTTAGCAGTAATCAATAAGAAGGATAAGTCATTTCAGTATCTGGACTCGTTGGGTGGAAGAGATCTTCAAGTTTTAGTAGCATTG TCCAAATATTATGTGGATGAAGTAAAGGACAAGGGCGGGCAACACATTGATGTGTGTGAATGGAAGCTAGAGTGTGTGGATGACCTGCCTGAACAACATAATGC GTTTGATTGTGGTGTGTTTATGATCAAATATGCTGATTTCTATAGCAGAGGCTTGGGTCTCTATTTCTCCCAG GAAAACATGCCTTATTTTCGATTAAGGACAGCAAAGGAGATTCTGAGGTTAAAAGCATATTGA
- the LOC130826182 gene encoding putative ubiquitin-like-specific protease 1B isoform X1, translating to MGDLTSNPKRIDECFNVHTPFSVYSPNYICSYSNSIDIHIAKKPRIGKPGKVIDLQKSSFSRFSSYPKPEKLPRKVHAPCRSNKFRSLSSGLRFDDSGMGNSLKAAYEQAKHSAINGLRFVIVGKDKNGVVSKNCRESEIAADNGSDELELKIQGLDGKGLEIGAIPTSSTVSDFTDVENLCKGLSSLLVEREKYKKSGSNVVRSYPKLSSLEFEIKLQEARFQCMQSLEKPKEKRLEDLLFEPFVPLTEEEEREVLRAFSHSNRSKILVNHENSNIDITGEILQCLRPGEWLNDEVINVYLELLKERERREPKKFLNCHFFNTFFYKKLVGGRNGYDYKAVRRWTTQRKLGYGLVDCDKIFVPIHKEVHWCLAVINKKDKSFQYLDSLGGRDLQVLVALSKYYVDEVKDKGGQHIDVCEWKLECVDDLPEQHNAFDCGVFMIKYADFYSRGLGLYFSQENMPYFRLRTAKEILRLKAY from the exons ATGGGAGATTTAACAAGTAATCCTAAACGAATTGATGAATGCTTTAACGTACACACCCCCTTCTCCGTATATTCACCCAATTATATCTGTAGTTACAGTAATTCAATTGATATTCATATAGCGAAAAAACCTAGAATCGGAAAGCCTGGAAAGGTAATTGATTTGCAAAAGAGCAGTTTTTCCAGATTCAGTAGTTATCCTAAACCAGAGAAGCTACCGAGGAAGGTTCATGCGCCTTGTAGGTCAAATAAATTCAGGTCTTTGTCCAGTGGATTAAGGTTTGATGATAGTGGGATGGGAAATTCACTCAAGGCTGCTTACGAACAGGCGAAACATAGTGCAATCAATGGGTTGCGATTCGTAATTGTCGGAAAGGATAAAAATGGCGTGGTTTCGAAAAATTGTAGAGAGTCAGAAATCGCAGCAGACAATGGAAGTGATgagttagagttgaaaattcaGGGATTAGATGGTAAGGGTTTGGAAATTGGTGCTATCCCGACTTCTTCGACTGTATCTGATTTTACTGATGTTGAAAATCTTTGTAAAGGGCTGAGTTCTTTGTTGGTTGAACGTGAGAAATACAAAAAATCGGGCAGTAATGTGGTTAGAAGTTATCCTAAGCTTAGTTCTCTGGAGTTTGAAATCAAGCTACAAGAGGCCCGGTTCCAATGTATGCAGTCGCTGGAGAAACCGAAGGAGAAGAGACTAGAG GATTTGTTGTTTGAGCCTTTTGTTCCACTTACTGAGGAGGAGGAAAGGGAAGTTTTAAGGGCCTTCTCACATTCTAATCG GAGTAAGATTTTAGTAAATCATGAGAACTCCAATATCGATATTACGGGTGAAATTTTGCAGTGCTTGAGGCCAGGTGAATGGTTGAATGATGAA GTCATTAATGTTTATCTGGAACTGTTAAAAGAGAGGGAAAGACGAGAGCccaaaaaatttttgaattgTCATTTTTTCAACAcatttttttataagaag CTGGTAGGTGGAAGAAATGGGTATGATTATAAAGCTGTGAGAAGATGGACCACTCAGAGAAAGCTTGGCTATGGACTCGTTGATTGTGATAAA ATATTTGTTCCTATCCACAAAGAAGTACATTGGTGTTTAGCAGTAATCAATAAGAAGGATAAGTCATTTCAGTATCTGGACTCGTTGGGTGGAAGAGATCTTCAAGTTTTAGTAGCATTG TCCAAATATTATGTGGATGAAGTAAAGGACAAGGGCGGGCAACACATTGATGTGTGTGAATGGAAGCTAGAGTGTGTGGATGACCTGCCTGAACAACATAATGC GTTTGATTGTGGTGTGTTTATGATCAAATATGCTGATTTCTATAGCAGAGGCTTGGGTCTCTATTTCTCCCAG GAAAACATGCCTTATTTTCGATTAAGGACAGCAAAGGAGATTCTGAGGTTAAAAGCATATTGA
- the LOC130826180 gene encoding kinesin-like protein KIN-13A has translation MHQSNAAAAAALYDHPGTADGSLYNAGPTNDAGDAVMARWLQSAGLQHLASPLTANHMPNLLMQGYGAQSTEEKQRLYKLMRNLNFNGESGSESYIPTGQSVSEEGFCSPEFRGDFGAGLLDLHAMDDTELLSEHVISEPFEPSPFMPGATTSIDVDINLISNKQQRGQGQADADAPALLTTFDKETVPKENNVAKIRVVVRKRPLNKKELARKEDDIVTVYDNALTVHEPKLKVDLTAYVEKHEFCFDAVLDEYVTNDEVYRGTVEPIIPTIFQRTKATCFAYGQTGSGKTFTMKPLPIRAAEDLLRLLHQPVYRNQRFKLWLSYFEIYGGKLFDLLCERKKLCMREDGRQQVCIVGLQEFEVCDVQIVKEYIERGNAARSTGSTGANEESSRSHAILQLVVKKHIEVKDTRRNNDVNEAKNGKVVGKISFIDLAGSERGADTTDNDRQTRIEGAEINKSLLALKECIRALDNDQLHIPFRGSKLTEVLRDSFVGNSKTVMISCISPNAGSCEHTLNTLRYADRVKSLSKSGNVKKDPLSNSIPTVNKESLSVPSTQVFADVDVQDRPDARAADVNRKTVENENFSYNSSNFPTTNGSYSRSVKGVASGLVDGDKLEMKNAYGGSTSQKTSSSFALNSADVEESIQKVSPPRRKISSRDERTEKLGNWLKKEGVGSDSSVITHKIQSTSTANADNVPSRHYEPASFGNDGNMDAILEEEEALIAAHRKEIEDTMEIVREEMKLLAEVEQPGSSIDNYVTQLSFVLSRKAAGLVSLQARLARFQHRLKEQEILSRKRVPR, from the exons CGTTGGCTTCAATCAGCCGGGTTGCAGCATCTGGCCTCTCCCTTGACCGCTAACCACATGCCAAATCTTCTCATGCAG GGATATGGAGCACAATCTACAGAGGAGAAGCAGAGGCTTTACAAATTAATGAGAAACCTGAATTTCAATGGGGAATCTGGTTCAGAATCTTACATTCCTACAGGTCAGAGTGTTTCTGAGGAGGGTTTCTGCTCTCCTGAGTTCAGAGGGGATTTTGGAGCTGGGCTTTTGGACCTCCATGCTATGGATGACACAGAACTTCTCTCAGAG CATGTTATCTCTGAGCCTTTTGAGCCCTCACCTTTCATGCCGGGTGCCACAACATCTATTGATGTTGACATAAATTTGATCAGCAACAAGCAACAAAGAGGACAAGGGCAAGCGGATGCAGATGCTCCTGCTTTGTTGACAACATTTGACAAGGAGACTGTACCAAAGGAAAACAATGTGGCTAAGATAAGAGTTGTT GTGCGCAAAAGACCTTTGAACAAAAAGGAGCTTGCTCGAAAAGAAGATGATATAGTTACTGTTTATGACAATGCCTTGACAGTTCATGAACCCAAGCTGAAG GTGGACTTAACAGCATACGTAGAAAAGCATGAGTTTTGTTTTGATGCTGTTCTCGATGAGTATGTGACAAATGATGAG GTATACCGTGGCACTGTTGAACCAATCATTCCAACCATATTTCAACGCACAAAGGCGACATGCTTTGCGTATGGTCAAACTG GTAGTGGTAAGACATTTACCATGAAACCTTTGCCTATCAGAGCTGCTGAAGATCTTCTGAGATTGTTGCATCAACCGGTTTATCGTAATCAGAGATTTAAGCTGTGGCTTAGTTACTTTGAGATTTATGGAGGCAAATTATTTGATCTCCTTTGTGAAAGAAA GAAACTCTGTATGAGGGAAGATGGGCGACAGCAAGTTTGCATTGTTGGACTGCAGGAATTTGAAGTTTGTGATGTGCaaattgttaaagaatatattgAGAGAGGTAATGCTGCTAGAAGTACTGGTTCCACTGGTGCCAATGAGGAATCTTCTAGGTCACATGCTATCCTTCAGCTTGTTGTGAAGAAGCACATTGAAGTAAAGGATACACGGCGAAATAATGATGTCAACGAAGCTAAGAATGGAAAGGTTGTTGGGAAGATTTCATTCATTGATTTAGCAGGGAGTGAGAGAGGAGCAGATACCACGGATAATGATCGACAAACAAG GATAGAGGGAGCTGAAATTAATAAAAGCCTCTTAGCTCTTAAGGAGTGTATTCGTGCACTTGACAATGACCAACTTCATATTCCATTTCGAGGGAGTAAACTCACTGAAGTTCTTCGTGATTCCTTTGTTGGCAACTCAAAGACAGTCATGATATCTTGCATTTCTCCAAATGCAGGTTCATGTGAACATACCCTTAACACTTTGAGATATGCTGATAG GGTAAAAAGTCTTTCAAAAAGTGGGAATGTGAAGAAGGATCCATTGTCGAATTCAATACCGACTGTAAATAAGGAATCTTTGTCTGTGCCAAGTACACAAGTTTTTGCTGATGTGGATGTTCAGGACCGTCCAGATGCTAGAGCAGCTGATGTCAATAGAAAAACTGTAGAGAATGAAAACTTTTCTTACAATTCTTCTAATTTTCCTACTACTAATGGCTCTTATAGTAGGAGTGTAAAAGGAGTTGCTTCTGGTTTGGTTGATGGAGATAAACTAGAGATGAAAAATGCATATGGTGGTTCTACTAGTCAAAAGACATCCTCATCTTTTGCACTAAACTCCGCTGATGTAGAAGAAAGCATTCAGAAGGTATCCCCTCCTCGCCGAAAAATCTCAAGTAGGGATGAAAGAACGGAAAAGCTAGGAAACTGGCTTAAGAAAGAGGGGGTTGGGTCTGATTCATCAGTGATAACCCACAAAATTCAAAGTACAAGTACAGCGAATGCAGACAATGTTCCATCCAGGCATTATGAACCTGCATCCTTTGGGAATGATGGAAATATGGATGCGATACTGGAG GAGGAAGAAGCATTAATTGCTGCACATCGGAAAGAGATCGAAGACACAATGGAGATTGTTCGCgaa GAAATGAAACTGTTGGCAGAAGTTGAGCAGCCAGGGAGTTCAATTGACAATTATGTAACACAGCTAAGTTTTGTGCTCTCTCGGAAGGCTGCGGGTTTGGTTAGCTTGCAAGCTCGTCTTGCAAGATTCCAGCATCGACTTAAAGAGCAGGAAATTCTTAGTCGGAAGAGGGTTCCACGCTGA